One genomic window of Chanos chanos chromosome 13, fChaCha1.1, whole genome shotgun sequence includes the following:
- the LOC115826078 gene encoding SUN domain-containing protein 2-like, whose translation MPRRSERLISSGYYSNASSVTITSSTGYTGQTSYRKSPLRNPRPRTRRHKGASSSSVSSSSSVSSEVSHRPRTNTSDSECLFSAPDQHSAPDQHSIAPRLKTDIASLRVDTKNVEPYVHRQREQEMAGMQGLISGLKGHVSDLQSTSDLIQQRMDTQEKQHAESTSRLKLELCDRMFKFLSSSVSHLNVVLRSDLQEELENLEKRILERLGRDRGEQRTDVWRTVGETLRQEGAGAVTIQDMEKIVQRALSLYRADGIGMADYALESAGASVINARCSETYQTRAASLSLFGFPVFCWSESPRVVIQPEVYPGKCWAFCGSEGFVAISLSYPIHITHVTLEHLPKVLSPPGRIDSAPRDFAVYGMSSVNEAGNLLGKFSYDWEGESVQTFKLPNSPEQRIYRMVELRVLNNWGHPEYTCVYRFRVHGEPLSV comes from the exons ATGCCAAGACGCAGTGAGCGACTTATTTCAAGTGGGTATTACTCAAATGCCAGCTCTGTGACCATCACCAGCTCCACTGGATACACTGGCCAAACGTCTTACAGGAAAAGCCCACTGAG GAATCCTAGGCCTAGGACCAGAAGGCACAAAGGAGCCAGCTCCTCTAGTGTGTCCAGCTCCTCCAGTGTGTCCAGTGAGGTTTCCCACCGGCCCAGGACCAACaccagtgacagtgagtgtctGTTCTCTGCCCCTGACCAGCACTCTGCCCCTGACCAGCACAGCATAGCCCCT aggTTGAAAACTGACATAGCGAGTCTGAGGGTGGACACAAAGAA TGTGGAGCCTTATGTGCACCGGCAGCGGGAACAGGAGATGGCTGGAATGCAGGGTCTGATTAGTGGTTTAAAAGGGCATGTATCCGATCTCCAGTCGACCTCTGACCTGATTCAGCAGAGAATGGACACCCAGGAGAAGCAGCATGCTGAG AGTACCTCGAGACTGAAGCTGGAGCTGTGTGATCGTATGTTTAAGTTCCTTTCCTCAAGTGTCAGTCACCTGAATGTGGTACTGCGCTCAGACCTCCAGGAGGAACTGGAGAACCTGGAGAAGAGAATACTGGAGCGGCTTGGGcgggacagaggagagcagagaacagacgTCTGGAGAACTGTGGGAGAGACTCTTCGGCAGGAAGGAGCGGGAGCCGTCACCATACAG gaCATGGAGAAGATTGTTCAGAGAGCCCTGAGTTTGTATAGAGCCGACGGGATCGGGATGGCGGACTACGCTTTGGAATCTGCAG gtgCAAGTGTGATAAACGCACGTTGTTCGGAGACGTACCAGACCAGGGCAGCGTCCTTAAGCCTGTTTGGGTTCCCTGTGTTCTGTTGGTCAGAGAGCCCTCGTGTGGTTATACAG CCTGAGGTGTACCCTGGAAAATGCTGGGCTTTCTGTGGTTCCGAGGGATTCGTAGcgatctctctctcctacccgATCCACATCACTCACGTGACTCTGGAGCATCTGCCCAAAGTCCTGTCCCCGCCTGGACGGATCGACAGCGCTCCACGGGACTTTGCTGTTTAT GGTATGTCCAGTGTGAATGAAGCAGGAAATCTTCTAGGAAAGTTCAGTTACGATTGGGAGGGAGAGTCAGTTCAGACATTCAAACTGCCA aactctcCAGAGCAGAGGATTTACAGGATGGTGGAACTCCGTGTTCTGAACAACTGGGGTCACCCTGAGTACACCTGTGTGTACCGTTTTCGAGTTCACGGGGAaccattgtctgtgtga
- the atad5a gene encoding ATPase family AAA domain-containing protein 5, with translation MAGVVAMASVMEDFEVQPCKKPRKEDDLPAVKTITNYFMPVPKAVEKSFSPTRSNNIMDYFRKTPPAPEKNGSPQSSKENCLVQSDTPNRLEKSVRNRRTQRQERGRKSKGSCRRLEGGDAAEITDDVIVIENSDEAKTVGSSTTLGSDTAALLAEISGDMCMDNRETTTETSSDDGKVKNRLLSRQQQNKVDTSPQCSTASEEKPRKEKSAVKKGRKGKGSQQEPGTSIPEDQPSEQSLCNASLEVNVDETSQLNSSTVTVSFEDFLLSQSQEEAGAVTPEPAGCTDADTFNAAGPGEDGRGVDPPALQVSPRTLTIQAEVHPISPGRESAGMVDLRVASIFTRNRKDRKTAERKPASCTQPQASPDLVLDPKRKSNVVLQETDLELDVVESSSAPKCSQAERMQFMNAFKQPSLDGSKGKASKSQGRQKQAPEKTAETGENEPGCQGAQIKNNPTSSSEQEGEQKNTTGKRRKTVRKSSRKAEESVSEEVQDPASETENLAPSKEADTVCGSADGLSSPSGRELRRSTRELSRRQALSTPETNTSSPKTDVEEKLKESAGAKDVPVLLSTPKTHRSKKGMYSAEILSPLDVKGSPIRMKFTRVFPTSATKSGDYEISSPLPTQGSYASKKRKQAKKLVEKAKAIQNSKQSAAEERTPLRRSLRRQDSVRKIYCEDEDSVVFLEEAQSNTPQSPSALDKGKSPKPLRSLNEVLGKNTPLQKAAKNPAASKVAPLFGEKKGQRPSTVISIFDDNSREGSENSQDDEQFRAKRDFLKSGLPESFKKQIAKTAASREAYSASCASFQTVVHVLQPPADCSLWSLAWPGSSRLSTLKESWHLPSTPLPHVKPLAVANTVPAQRRLRERVSGWREDFSEPVRQSLLEEINTSNPSFPVCRIFPQLMKRRAEQTAQAAAPETGCVSGPPRQPAEPEPVGGKRKRVDEGEGRQKVAKKQRSGQSEDDVITIADSPPAQETPDSEPPKRGRRSRSLRHKEQAKLSQAAVTSSKDPPIVLDSPASGNDDTEDGAKEDVLWTEKYQPQRSGDVVGNTASVRKLHSWLKEWKLRADREERKKQQEKRREGDANDSWHPGDSDEGAEEGEDLLCNTLLITGPTGVGKTAAVYACAQELGFKVFEVNSASQRSGRQILSQLKEATQSHQVDIQGVNAHKPTYFNSYNYTSSSAPRPGTSPRKVNSPRRVVSSPRKAPHSPRGATSRRGGLAPTSLASFFKMGGKPTAKDAGSQEKKAQTNCPKKSAKETSTKSKGPDALPSGSRGGAEEQSKKTATSLILFEEVDVVFDDDSGFLAAIKTFMTTTKRPVILTTSDPTFGATFDGSFEEIQFKTPSVMNIASYLRLICLAENVRTDGRDVSSLVSWNRCDIRKSLLHLQFWACSGGAQLCSHRPASPASCTDPQTRPESECGVEDSSVHQTDRCSAGEPVLPVSLPICDTGVTESWLGFLNIQPKGGVQHLFKSDSTDELDSIRCGEMLAETRRRGVDLFYSNMESLLPLPTRPLPPSVLRSQSAPKPIPEPSEQCLGAPHLAEPSDDASPVKVSSGMKRKRRLCLDKEDLFQSDSDSGDGFLSLPKPGGLPALGADAQPEGEPRAVDTPPPASQPAPGRRSRGVLSAAEKKRSEPVSRCLSSMAEFLDQMSFLDSSLQYRLQQTEGACRPHDMGRTGAEVKSGMTDDVRLDCDVHRGRVSAEEIHTVLETLSFRRCRAGVSEAWSHVQELEEEQVRQEAVEEVTLPVADHRQGFSLTEDTLCEPRLLESRGELTGSVLNSRAFGTLGNRAALVLDYLPCLRTICRAERQKEQGKTKRRFLHYLDGIHLALPRGTTQLLASDFP, from the exons ATGGCTGGGGTCGTTGCTATGGCGTCTGTCATGGAAGATTTTGAGGTTCAG CCATGCAAAAAACCTAGAAAAGAGGATGACCTGCCAGCAGTCAAGACAATCACCAACTACTTCATGCCTGTACCTAAGGCCGTGGAGAAATCCTTCTCTCCCACTCGGTCTAACAACATTATGGATTACTTCAGGAAAACCCCACCAGCCCCTGAGAAAAACGGTTCCCCACAATCATCAAAGGAAAATTGCCTCGTCCAATCAGACACACCTAACCGCCTGGAAAAGTCTGTGAGGAACAGAAGGACTCAGCGTCAAGAACGGGGAAGAAAGTCTAAAGGGAGTTGCAGACGTTTAGAGGGGGGAGATGCAGCGGAGATCACAGACGACGTTATTGTGATAGAAAATTCAGATGAGGCCAAGACAGTAGGCAGTTCCACAACGCTTGGGAGCGACACTGCAGCTTTACTGGCTGAAATCAGTGGTGACATGTGTATGGACAACAGGGAAACCACCACAGAGACCAGCTCAGATGATGGCAAGGTCAAAAACAGGCTCTTGTCAAGGCAACAACAGAACAAAGTGGATACGAGTCCTCAGTGTAGCACGGCTTCAGAGGAGAAGCCTAGGAAAGAGAAATCTGCTGTGAAGAAAGGCAGGAAAGGAAAAGGCAGTCAGCAGGAGCCAGGGACGAGTATTCCTGAGGATCAGCCGTCGGAGCAGTCTCTGTGCAACGCCAGCCTGGAGGTGAACGTGGATGAGACTTCTCAGCTGAACTCCAGCACTGTTACAGTTTCTTTTGAGGACTTCTTACTGAGTCAGAGTCAAGAGGAGGCCGGCGCAGTCACGCCTGAACCAGCTGGTTGCACCGACGCAGACACGTTCAACGCTGCCGGACCCGGTGAGGATGGGAGGGGCGTGGATCCACCTGCCCTGCAAGTGTCTCCACGAACCCTCACTATTCAAGCGGAGGTGCATCCCATTTCCCCAGGCCGCGAGTCAGCCGGCATGGTGGACTTAAGAGTGGCTTCCATTTTCACCAGgaacaggaaagacagaaaaacagcagagagaaagccGGCGTCATGTACGCAGCCTCAGGCGAGTCCAGACCTGGTGCTTGACCCCAAGAGGAAATCCAATGTGGTGCTGCAGGAGACGGACTTGGAGCTGGACGTGGTCGAGTCCAGCTCCGCCCCCAAATGCAGCCAGGCCGAGAGGATGCAGTTCATGAACGCGTTCAAGCAGCCAAGCCTGGACGGAAGCAAAGGCAAAGCCAGCAAGAGCCAGGGGAGGCAGAAACAGGCCCCGGAGAAAACTGCCGAGACGGGAGAGAACGAGCCAGGCTGCCAGGGCGCTCAGATAAAAAATAatcccacctcctcctcagagCAGGAGGGCGAGCAGAAAAACACTACAGGTAAAAGACGGAAAACAGTCAGAAAGTCCAGCAGGAAGGCAGAGGAAAGTGTTAGTGAAGAAGTACAGGACCCAGCATCAGAGACGGAAAATCTGGCTCCGTCTAAAGAGGCTGACACTGTCTGTGGTTCTGCCGATGGTCTCAGTTCTCCATCGGGCAGAGAGCTCAGGAGATCCACCAGAGAGCTGTCACGCAGACAGGCGTTGTCTACGcctgaaacaaacacttcatCCCCGAAGACAGACGTTGAGGAGAAACTCAAAGAGTCAGCTGGAGCAAAGGATGTTCCTGTTTTGTTGTCCACTCCTAAAACGCACAGGTCCAAAAAAGGCATGTACAGTGCAGAAATACTGAGCCCCTTGGACGTTAAAGGCAGTCCCATCAG AATGAAGTTCACCAGAGTGTTTCCAACTTCTGCAACTAAATCTGGAGACTATGAGATATCTAGTCCGTTACCCACGCAG GGATCATACGCTTccaagaaaaggaaacaagCGAAGAAGCTGGTGGAGAAAGCCAAGGCCATTCAGAACAGTAAGCAGTCTGCAGCGGAGGAGAGGACTCCCCTGAGGCGCTCTCTGAGACGTCAGGACTCTGTCAGAAAGATTTACTGTGAGGATGAG GATTCAGTAGTGTTCCTGGAGGAAGCACAAAGCAACACTCCTCAGTCCCCCTCAGCTCTGGACAAGGGGAAAAGTCCGAAACCACTTCGCAGTTTGAATGAAGTTTTAGGAAAGAACACTCCCCTACAGAAGGCAGCTAAGAATCCTGCAG CTTCCAAAGTTGCGCCCTTGTTTGGGGAAAAGAAAGGCCAGCGGCCATCTACCGTTATCTCCATATTTGATGACAACAG CCGCGAGGGCTCTGAAAACTCCCAGGACGATGAGCAGTTCCGGGCCAAACGGGACTTCCTAAAGAGCGGCCTGCCGGAGTCTTTCAAAAAGCAGATCGCCAAGACGGCCGCCAGCCGAGAGGCATACTCAGCCTCGTGTGCCTCCTTCCAGACAGTGGTCCACGTACTGCAACCGCCCgccg ATTGCTCTTTGTGGAGTCTCGCGTGGCCCGGCAGCTCCCGGCTGAGCACTCTAAAGGAGTCGTGGCATTTACCGTCCACGCCCCTGCCGCACGTAAAGCCTCTGGCCGTCGCCAACACGGTGCCAGCACAGAGGAGGCTCAGAGAGAGG GTATCTGGCTGGCGGGAGGATTTCTCGGAGCCTGTGCGACAGAGTCTTCTGGAGGAGATTAACACGTCCAATCCCTCGTTCCCTGTCTGCAGAATCTTCCCCCAGCTAATGAAGAGACGCGCAGAGCAGACTGCCCAGGCCGCTGCTCCAG AGACGGGCTGTGTCTCCGGGCCGCCCCGTCAGCCCGCCGAACCCGAACCTGTGGGAGGTAAGAGAAAACGTGTGGATGAAGGCGAGGGAAGACAGAAGGTGGCCAAGAAACAGAGGTCCGGCCAATCGGAGGACGACGTCATCACGATCGCGGACAGCCCTCCTGCGCAGGAGACCCCTGACTCCGAACCTCCCAAGAGGGGCCGCAGGAGCCGCTCCCTCAGGCATAAGGAGCAGGCTAAGCTAAGCCAGGCAGCTGTCACCTCCTCAAAGGACCCTCCCATTGTTCTGGATTCACCGGCCTCAGGAAACGATGATACAGAag ACGGAGCAAAAGAGGATGTGCTGTGGACAGAGAAGTATCAGCCACAACGCTCGGGCGACGTCGTTGGAAACACGGCGTCCGTGAGAAAACTGCACAG CTGGCTAAAGGAGTGGAAACTGAGGGCTGACcgggaagagaggaaaaaacagcaagaaaaaagaCGGGAGGGTGACGCCAACG ACTCCTGGCACCCCGGCGATTCGGACGAGGGggcagaggagggggaggacCTGCTGTGTAACACGCTGCTCATTACCGGACCCACCGGCGTGGGCAAGACGGCCGCCGTGTACGCCTGCGCGCAGGAGCTGGGCTTCAAG GTGTTTGAGGTGAACTCGGCGTCTCAGAGGAGCGGCCGTCAGATCTTGTCACAGCTGAAGGAAGCCACCCAGTCTCACCAGGTGGACATTCAGGGAGTCAACGCCCATAAGCCCACCTACTTCAACAGTTACAACTACACCAGCAGCAGCGCACCCAGACCTGGCACCTCCCCGA gGAAGGTGAACTCTCCCAGGAGGGTTGTCTCGTCTCCCAGAAAAGCCCCTCACTCCCCTCGTGGCGCCACCTCCAGAAGAGGAGGTTTAGCTCCTACCTCTCTAGCCAGTTTCTTCAAAATGGGCGGAAAGCCTACGGCAAAAGACGCAGGCAGTCAAGAGAAAAAGGCTCAAACAA ATTGTCCTAAGAAATCTGCCAAAGAGACCAGCACTAAAAGCAAAGGGCCTGACGCACTGCCGTCGGGCTCCAGGGGCGGGGCAGAGGAGCAGAGTAAGAAGACGGCCACCTCCCTGATTCTGTTTGAGGAGGTGGACGTCGTATTCGACGACGACTCCGGGTTTCTGGCCGCCATTAAAACCTTCATGACCACGACCAAGAGGCCAGTGATCCTCACTACCAGTG ATCCTACGTTTGGTGCTACATTTGATGGCAGTTTTGAGGAGATCCAGTTTAAAACACCCTCAGTG aTGAATATTGCGAGTTACCTGCGGCTGATATGCCTTGCGGAGAACGTGAGGACAGACGGTCGGGATGTGTCCTCACTGGTCAGCTGGAACAGGTGTGACATTCGGAAGAGCCTCCTGCACCTGCAGTTTTGGGCCTGCAGTGGGGGGGCCCAGCTGTGCTCCCACCGTCCCGCGTCTCCAGCCTCGTGTACAG ATCCACAGACTCGGCcagagagtgaatgtggtgttGAAGACAGCTCTGTCCATCAGACCGATCGTTGTTCAGCTGGGGAACCAGTTTTGCCAGTAAGCCTTCCCATCTGTGATACTGGTGTCACGGAGAGCTGGCTGGGGTTTCTGAACATCCAGCCAAAAGGGGGTGTACAACATTTGTTCAAA TCTGACTCTACAGACGAGTTGGACTCCATAAGGTGCGGGGAGATGCTTGCTGAGACtcggaggagaggagtggatcTGTTCTACTCAAACATGGAGTCGTTGTTGCCCCTCCCGACCCGTCCTTTACCGCCGTCTGTCCTCAGGTCTCAGTCGGCGCCAAAGCCCATCCCAGAGCCCTCGGAACAGTGCCTCGGTGCTCCTCACCTGGCAGAACCCAGTGATGACGCGAGCCCCGTCAAAGTGTCGTCCGGGATGAAACGGAAGAGACGCCTCTGCCTTGACAAAGAAGACCTGTTTCAGTCAGATTCGGACTCGGGCGACGGTTTCCTCTCCCTTCCTAAACCCGGCGGCCTCCCCGCTCTCGGCGCTGACGCACAGCCCGAGGGGGAGCCACGCGCTGTCGACACGCCGCCTCCCGCGTCTCAGCCGGCTCCtgggaggaggagcaggggagTTTTATCTGccgcagaaaagaaaagaagtgaaCCCGTGTCGCGGTGCCTAAGCTCCATGGCTGAATTCCTGGACCAGATGTCGTTTCTGGATTCCTCGCTGCAATACCGTCTCCAGCAGACAGAGGGCGCCTGCAGGCCACATGACATGGGCCGGACTGGGGCAGAAGTGAAGAGTGGgatgactgatgatgtcagGCTGGACTGTGACGTTCACAGAGGG
- the LOC115826077 gene encoding SUN domain-containing protein 2-like, protein MSESRDRDVEKLMRLKTDIASLRVDTKKQREQEMAEMQGLIGGLKEHVSDLQSTSDLIQQRMDTQEKQHAESTSRLKLELCDRMFKFLSSSVSHLNVVLRSDLQEELENLEKRILERLGRDRGEQRTDVWRTVGETLRQEGAGAVTIQDMEKIVQRALSLYRADGIGMADYALESAGASVINTCCSETYQTRAASLSLFGFPVFYWSESPRVVIQPEVYPGKCWAFRGSEGFVGISLSYPIHITHVTLEHLPKVLSPPGRIDSAPRDFAVYGMSSVNEAGNLLGKFSYDREGESVQTFKLPNSPEQRIYKMVELRILNNWGHPEYTCVYRFRVHGEPLSV, encoded by the exons ATGTctgagagtagagacagagatgtggaGAAATTAATG aggTTGAAAACTGACATAGCGAGTCTGAGGGTGGACACAAAGAA GCAGCGGGAACAGGAGATGGCTGAAATGCAGGGTCTGATTGGTGGTTTAAAAGAGCACGTATCCGATCTCCAGTCGACCTCTGACCTGATTCAGCAGAGAATGGACACCCAGGAGAAGCAGCATGCAGAG AGTACCTCGAGACTGAAGCTGGAGCTGTGTGATCGTATGTTTAAGTTCCTTTCCTCAAGTGTCAGTCACCTGAATGTGGTACTGCGCTCAGACCTCCAGGAGGAACTGGAGAACCTGGAGAAGAGAATACTGGAGCGGCTTGGAcgggacagaggagagcagagaacagacgTCTGGAGAACTGTGGGAGAGACTCTTCGGCAGGAAGGAGCAGGAGCCGTCACCATACAG gaCATGGAGAAGATTGTTCAGAGAGCCCTGAGTTTGTACAGAGCCGACGGGATCGGGATGGCGGACTACGCTTTGGAATCTGCAG gtgcgAGTGTGATAAACACGTGTTGTTCAGAGACGTATCAGACCAGGGCAGCGTCCTTAAGCCTGTTTGGGTTCCCTGTGTTCTATTGGTCAGAGAGCCCTCGTGTGGTTATACAG CCTGAGGTGTACCCTGGAAAATGCTGGGCTTTCCGTGGTTCCGAGGGATTCGTAGggatctctctctcctacccgATCCACATCACTCACGTGACTCTGGAGCATCTGCCCAAAGTCCTGTCCCCGCCTGGACGGATCGACAGCGCTCCACGGGACTTTGCTGTTTAT GGTATGTCCAGTGTGAATGAAGCAGGAAATCTTCTAGGAAAGTTCAGTTACGATCGGGAGGGAGAGTCAGTTCAGACATTCAAACTGCCA aactctcCAGAGCAGAGGATTTACAAGATGGTGGAACTCCGTATCCTGAACAACTGGGGTCACCCTGAGTATACCTGCGTGTACCGTTTTCGAGTTCACGGGGAaccattgtctgtgtga
- the prpsap2 gene encoding phosphoribosyl pyrophosphate synthase-associated protein 2, translated as MNVTKGGLVIFTANSNPSSRELGRRIAERLGVELGKVQVYQEANRETRVQIQESVRGKDVFIIQTVSKDVNTTIMELLIMVYACRTSCARNIIGVIPYFPYSKQCKMRKRGSIVSKLLASMMCKAGLTHLITMDLHQKEIQGFFNIPVDNLRASPFLLQYIQEEIPDYRNAVIVAKSPASAKRAQSFAERLRLGIAVIHGEAQDAESDLVDGRHSPPTVKNIGAIHPSLEIPLLIPKEKPPITVVGDVGGRIAIIVDDIIDDVDSFLAAAETLKERGAYKIFVMATHGILSSDAPRLIEESAIDEVVVTNTIPHEIQKLQCPKIKTVDISMILSEAIRRIHNGESMSYLFRNIGMDD; from the exons ATGAACGTGACCAAAGGAGGTCTAGTCATTTTCACGGCCAACTCCAACCCGTCCAGCAGAGAGCTGGGCCGAAGGATCGCAGA GCGATTGGGTGTGGAGCTTGGAAAGGTGCAGGTTTATCAGGAAGCTAATAGAG AAACACGTGTTCAGATCCAGGAGTCTGTGCGCGGCAAAGATGTCTTCATCATCCAGACTGTGTCGAA GGACGTGAACACGACCATCATGGAGCTGCTGATCATGGTGTACGCCTGTCGGACATCCTGCGCCCGGAATATAATCGGAGTCATTCCATACTTCCCGTACAGCAAACAGTGTAAGATGAGGAAAAGGGGTTCCATTGTGTCCAAACTCCTCGCCTCCATGATGTGCAAAGCAG GTCTCACTCACCTCATCACCATGGATTTGCATCAAAAGGAAATCCAGGGATTTTTCAACATTCCCGTCGACAACCTGCGGGCGTCGCCTTTCCTCCTGCAGTACATTCAGGAAGAG ATACCCGACTACAGAAACGCTGTGATTGTGGCCAAGTCTCCAGCGTCGGCCAAAAG GGCGCAGTCCTTTGCCGAGAGGCTCCGTCTGGGAATAGCGGTGATCCACGGTGAAGCGCAGGATGCTGAGTCGGACCTCGTAGACGGGCGTCACTCCCCGCCGACGGTGAAAAATATCGGTGCCATCCACCCCAGCCTGGAGATTCCCC TGTTAATTCCTAAAGAAAAACCTCCAATAACTGTGGTGGGAGACGTTGGGGGCAGAATCGCCATCATTGTT GATGACATAATCGACGACGTAGACAGTTTCCTGGCAGCGGCCGAGACCTTGAAAGAGCGAGGCGCTTACAAAATCTTTGTCATGGCGACACACGGGATCCTGTCCTCTGACGCGCCGCGTCTCATCGAGGAGTCGGCCATCGATGAG GTGGTGGTGACCAACACCATTCCTCACGAGATCCAGAAGCTGCAGTGCCCCAAAATCAAGACGGTCGACATCAGCATGATCCTCTCCGAGGCCATCCGCCGCATTCACAACGGAGAATCCATGTCCTACCTGTTCCGCAACATAGGCATGGATGACTGA